One stretch of Macrobrachium nipponense isolate FS-2020 chromosome 16, ASM1510439v2, whole genome shotgun sequence DNA includes these proteins:
- the LOC135195405 gene encoding cyclin-dependent kinase 20-like, whose protein sequence is MENYTVVGRIGEGAHGVVVRAKHNITGQMVALKKIPLRRLDQGMPLTALREIKALQELNAKHVVRLLSVFPEGAGFVLAFELMLGDLGEMIRDATRPLTDAEIKSYMVMLLSGVAHLHHHHIMHRDLKPANLLISSTGHLKIADLGLCRVFKKNSKCLYSHQVATRWYRAPELLYGARQYDEGVDLWSVGCIFGEMVNNSPVFPGESDIDQLCVVLQILGTPNELTWPGLSQLPDYKKITFPESKAVPLEQVLPDAPNDAMDLIKKFLVYYSAKRLAANKALLHTYFFSAPLPTPVEDMPRPPKEKKPPPTTTDYITDFPIHHISDAIRNRLETLYMEH, encoded by the exons ATGGAGAATTACACCGTCGTCGGTCGTATTGGAGAGGGGGCACATGGCGTGGTGGTCAGGGCAAAGCATAATATAACAGGGCAAATGGTTGCCCTAAAAAAGATACCCCTCCGAAGACTCGATCAAGGGATGCCCCTGACAGCTCTGAGAGAGATAAAGGCTCTGCAagaactcaatgcaaaacac GTGGTTCGACTCCTGAGTGTGTTTCCAGAGGGTGCTGGATTCGTTCTAGCCTTCGAACTCATGCTGGGCGACCTCGGCGAGATGATTAGAGATGCAACTCGTCCTCTGACAGATGCCGAGATAAAATCTTACATGGTGATGCTGTTATCTGGAGTGGCTCATCTCCACCACCATCATATCATGCACAGG GATCTGAAGCCAGCAAACTTACTAATCAGCTCGACTGGGCATTTGAAAATTGCAGACCTCGGGCTCTGTAGGGTTTTCAAGAAAAATTCCAAGTGCCTTTATTCACACCAG GTAGCCACAAGATGGTACAGAGCACCTGAACTTCTTTACGGGGCGCGTCAGTACGATGAAGGTGTGGACCTTTGGTCTGTTGGGTGCATATTTGGAGAGATGGTGAACAACTCACCTGTTTTTCCT GGAGAAAGTGACATAGATCAACTGTGTGTAGTGCTGCAGATACTGGGAACTCCAAATGAATTAACATGGCCTGGTCTTTCACAACTGCCagattataaaaaaatcacattccCAGAGTCCAAGGCAGTACCACTGGAACAG GTACTTCCGGATGCTCCAAATGATGCAATGGACCTCATCAAGAAATTCCTCGTCTACTATTCAGCAAAAAGGTTGGCAGCAAATAAG GCACTTCTTCATACATACTTCTTCTCAGCCCCTCTACCTACTCCAGTGGAAGACATGCCCCGTCCACCTAAGGAAAAAAAACCTCCTCCTACAACCACTGATTACATAACAGATTTCCCAATCCATCACATTTCCGATGCCATACGAAACAGACTTGAAACACTTTACatggaacattga